In one Methanobacterium sp. genomic region, the following are encoded:
- a CDS encoding TIGR04165 family Cys-rich peptide — protein MKTEELCTVCPKCGCKDKHIIRSDDHSGPIIGIEYKNTGCRAPEGSKFRCSECGYIFG, from the coding sequence GTGAAAACAGAAGAACTATGCACTGTATGCCCTAAATGCGGCTGTAAGGATAAACATATAATCAGGTCTGATGATCATTCTGGGCCAATTATTGGAATAGAATACAAAAATACTGGATGCCGAGCCCCTGAAGGATCCAAGTTCCGCTGCAGTGAGTGTGGATACATCTTCGGCTAA
- a CDS encoding trehalose-6-phosphate synthase, translating into MEFEFLKDKEIIVASNRGPVLFKRDEKGIIELIRGKGGIVGSMIPFLEKTHGTWFSSAIGECDEYMNDKYNSKVPIPLTDPEYYVRLIKTREDIYNGFNGKFANPLLWFIHHSMWNPPYSPCADDELHQAWDSYRYVNSKFADAIVDAVSKSNKTPIVMLQDYHIYLTPKLIRKQHPHVLMTQFVHIPFPPPEIFQQLPNHMQIKILDSILTNNVLGFHIPRYMNNFLQTIKQILPAASVDDLTGDILYKGHTCHVRTYPISIDIETMQKQAQSPEVIAKEAEVDAMIGNCKLIYRTDRTDLSKNIIRGFQAYDMFLDKYPEWREKVKFVATLMPSRQDIKIYRDYTDKIKDLVNEINEKYATPHWEPIKYICRGDYNLVVALLKRYDVLMVNPILDGMNIVAKEGSVANENNGVLILSTGAGCYEELKNGAICINPFDLRQTAESIDTALLMDDETKAQMIKNAREAIQRNDMNKWVSDQLMDIEAVMYEGQKLESGEEPEKVKISQNTGNEFNRCI; encoded by the coding sequence ATGGAATTTGAGTTTCTAAAAGACAAAGAAATAATTGTAGCCTCTAACAGAGGGCCAGTGTTATTTAAAAGGGATGAAAAAGGGATTATTGAACTTATACGGGGTAAAGGAGGTATTGTCGGATCGATGATACCTTTCCTTGAAAAAACTCATGGTACCTGGTTTTCTTCAGCAATTGGAGAATGTGACGAGTATATGAATGATAAATACAATTCTAAAGTACCTATTCCACTTACAGACCCGGAATATTATGTCAGATTGATTAAAACAAGAGAAGATATTTATAATGGCTTCAATGGCAAATTCGCCAATCCACTGCTCTGGTTTATTCATCATTCCATGTGGAATCCTCCCTATTCACCCTGTGCAGACGATGAACTGCATCAGGCATGGGATTCATACAGGTATGTAAACTCTAAATTTGCAGATGCAATAGTGGATGCAGTATCTAAGTCAAATAAAACTCCGATTGTAATGTTACAGGATTATCATATCTATTTAACCCCTAAATTAATAAGAAAACAGCATCCTCATGTTTTAATGACTCAATTTGTCCATATACCATTTCCCCCACCTGAAATATTTCAGCAACTTCCAAATCACATGCAGATCAAGATATTAGACAGCATACTTACAAATAATGTACTGGGATTTCATATACCTCGCTACATGAACAACTTCTTACAAACAATCAAACAGATTCTACCCGCCGCTTCTGTGGATGATCTAACAGGAGATATTCTGTATAAAGGGCATACCTGCCATGTAAGAACATATCCTATCAGTATTGATATAGAAACGATGCAAAAGCAAGCACAAAGTCCAGAAGTGATTGCAAAGGAAGCAGAAGTAGATGCAATGATTGGAAACTGTAAATTAATCTACAGAACAGACCGAACAGACTTATCTAAAAATATTATCAGAGGATTCCAGGCCTATGACATGTTCCTTGATAAATATCCAGAATGGAGAGAAAAAGTTAAATTTGTAGCAACCTTAATGCCTTCAAGGCAGGATATAAAGATTTACAGAGATTACACCGATAAAATAAAGGATCTGGTCAATGAAATCAACGAAAAATATGCTACACCTCACTGGGAACCGATTAAATACATATGCAGAGGAGATTACAATCTGGTAGTTGCTCTTTTGAAAAGATACGATGTTTTAATGGTTAATCCCATATTAGACGGCATGAATATCGTGGCCAAAGAAGGAAGTGTTGCAAACGAAAATAATGGCGTATTAATCCTCTCTACAGGGGCTGGATGTTATGAAGAATTGAAAAATGGAGCTATTTGTATAAATCCTTTTGATCTAAGACAAACTGCAGAATCAATCGATACAGCATTATTAATGGATGATGAAACAAAAGCCCAGATGATTAAAAATGCACGGGAAGCCATACAAAGAAATGACATGAATAAATGGGTATCTGATCAGTTAATGGACATTGAAGCTGTCATGTACGAGGGACAAAAACTTGAATCAGGTGAAGAACCTGAGAAAGTTAAAATCTCTCAAAACACTGGAAATGAATTCAATAGATGCATTTAA
- a CDS encoding ATP-binding protein, with amino-acid sequence MKKTGFKEVKGFKEEFAKLVEDPDRIKFREFIKQSTGEYPHIDFKEIWQEDSKVAKDVLGFSNSGGGALIIGVKEETDKSLTPVGIDPLKDKTNIKSKLANYLPSDLKYEILDFVYGNDVEWDKIKNKKFQVLIVEDTPEYLPFISLKSYDTVLYKNKIYYRGKTNTEEATHEEVKKILNRRLDTNVSTTAEDEFKEHIQQLKVLYSFVDEYYMSPSVFEIVSTLSSKVRNISLGIMKEKNPNYPEEDFEDVIIKMIERKKKIIENLITVR; translated from the coding sequence ATGAAAAAAACAGGGTTTAAAGAGGTTAAGGGTTTTAAAGAAGAATTCGCGAAGCTTGTTGAAGATCCTGATAGAATAAAGTTTAGAGAATTTATAAAACAAAGTACTGGAGAATATCCGCATATTGACTTTAAAGAAATATGGCAAGAAGATTCTAAAGTTGCTAAAGATGTTTTAGGATTCTCTAATTCAGGGGGAGGAGCATTAATAATTGGTGTGAAAGAAGAAACAGATAAAAGCCTAACACCAGTTGGTATTGATCCTTTAAAAGATAAGACAAATATTAAATCCAAACTTGCAAATTATTTGCCATCAGATTTAAAGTATGAAATATTGGATTTTGTATATGGAAATGATGTAGAATGGGATAAAATAAAAAATAAAAAGTTTCAAGTATTAATAGTTGAAGATACTCCAGAATATTTGCCTTTTATTTCATTAAAATCATATGACACTGTACTATACAAAAATAAAATATATTATAGGGGTAAAACTAACACTGAAGAAGCAACTCATGAAGAAGTTAAAAAAATACTCAATAGAAGATTGGATACTAATGTAAGTACTACTGCCGAAGACGAATTTAAAGAACATATTCAACAATTAAAGGTCTTATATTCTTTTGTTGATGAATATTATATGTCACCATCTGTATTTGAGATTGTATCTACACTTTCTTCGAAGGTAAGGAACATTTCTTTGGGTATAATGAAAGAAAAAAACCCCAACTACCCTGAAGAAGATTTTGAGGACGTCATTATTAAAATGATTGAAAGAAAAAAGAAGATCATTGAAAATTTGATTACTGTACGATAA
- the rnc gene encoding ribonuclease III, with protein MQLLKKYSIEPVNPHLYEIAFLHESYANENGLSECYERLEFLGDAIIDLVVSEFLYNSDSNLTEGQLTSIRANYVCKKALYTYSTELGLDKYIKYGAGVELTRRETDSVISDAFESFIGALYLDQGLDTVQEFLSKTVIPHIKNGDIFFYDYKSELKQFCDGDGLELSYELIKEEGEPHEKTFTMAVIIEGENCGVGSGKSKKEAEQSAARIGLGRF; from the coding sequence ATGCAGCTACTAAAAAAATATTCAATTGAACCTGTTAATCCCCATCTCTATGAGATTGCTTTCCTTCATGAGTCCTATGCTAATGAGAATGGGTTAAGTGAATGCTATGAAAGGCTGGAATTTTTAGGAGATGCCATCATAGATCTGGTGGTATCTGAATTTCTATATAATAGCGACTCTAATTTAACAGAAGGCCAGCTAACCAGTATACGGGCTAATTACGTCTGTAAAAAAGCACTTTATACTTATTCTACTGAGCTTGGGCTGGACAAATACATAAAATATGGTGCTGGAGTGGAGTTAACCCGGAGGGAAACTGATTCTGTGATCAGTGATGCATTTGAGTCCTTTATTGGGGCGTTGTATCTGGATCAGGGACTGGACACTGTTCAGGAATTTCTTTCAAAGACGGTTATACCTCATATTAAGAATGGAGATATCTTTTTTTATGATTATAAGTCAGAATTAAAGCAGTTTTGTGATGGTGATGGGTTGGAATTGAGTTATGAATTGATAAAAGAAGAGGGGGAACCTCATGAGAAGACTTTTACTATGGCCGTTATTATTGAGGGAGAGAACTGTGGTGTAGGAAGTGGGAAGAGTAAGAAGGAAGCTGAACAGAGTGCTGCTCGGATTGGTCTGGGCAGGTTTTAG
- a CDS encoding ATP-binding protein, with the protein MKFKLFVSGNQTELKEERFAVKEVITNNHILNNHFDVFLFEDLPAKGEDPVSTYIDEVEKSDIYIGLIGNVYGEPNDAGLSPTELEFQTFINTNPHNERLIFIKGKSDANREDKTQKFIQNIKNLATYKRFDGLDDLKSYVEDSLTLYLYDKHIIRSEPFDMAVCFDAGYDDINEDSVKDFLEKRATELNLGVPSRPVKDFLVDILKVVKEVDGEFKPTNTGLLFFGKDPAEFIPQSEIKMVRFNGVTRLQTIDSKEISGRIYEMLDEAEIFFKRNTRLANKIVGFKRVDIPEYPYEAVREALINAIAHRDYDRDESSIMFSIFDDRVEISNPGGLLPGLNIRKLEGKHATRNKKICSIFKETMYMERYGTGIIKMKNLMGKHGLEEPEFEEEGDFFVVRFYGPGENILDLVNDIPDEQMTDLKELGLNDRQIEALKMMVNENITFTNSLYQKTFNLERRTASRDLKKLLDLKQIRRIGSGRATKYKAS; encoded by the coding sequence ATGAAATTTAAATTGTTCGTTAGTGGGAATCAGACAGAGTTAAAGGAAGAACGTTTTGCAGTTAAGGAAGTTATAACCAACAATCATATTTTAAATAATCATTTTGATGTGTTTCTCTTTGAAGACTTGCCTGCAAAGGGTGAAGACCCTGTTTCTACTTACATTGATGAAGTGGAAAAGAGCGATATCTATATTGGGCTTATCGGCAACGTTTATGGAGAACCCAATGATGCTGGCTTATCCCCAACTGAACTTGAATTTCAAACATTTATCAACACAAATCCACATAATGAAAGACTTATTTTTATAAAAGGAAAATCCGATGCAAATAGAGAAGATAAAACACAGAAATTTATCCAGAATATAAAGAATTTAGCCACATACAAGCGATTTGATGGCTTAGATGATTTAAAAAGCTATGTTGAAGACAGTCTTACTTTATACCTTTATGATAAGCATATAATACGTAGTGAACCATTTGATATGGCAGTATGTTTTGATGCAGGTTATGATGATATTAATGAGGATTCAGTGAAAGATTTCTTAGAAAAGAGAGCCACTGAATTAAATCTGGGCGTTCCCTCAAGACCAGTAAAAGATTTTCTTGTTGACATCTTAAAGGTTGTAAAGGAAGTTGACGGCGAATTTAAACCAACAAATACTGGTTTGCTCTTTTTTGGGAAAGATCCTGCTGAATTTATCCCCCAAAGTGAGATAAAAATGGTGCGTTTTAACGGTGTAACAAGACTCCAGACCATTGACAGCAAAGAGATAAGTGGAAGGATATATGAAATGCTTGATGAGGCAGAAATCTTTTTTAAAAGAAATACACGTCTTGCAAATAAAATTGTGGGATTTAAGCGTGTTGATATACCTGAGTATCCATATGAAGCTGTAAGAGAGGCTTTAATTAATGCAATAGCTCACAGGGACTATGATCGTGATGAATCATCAATTATGTTTTCCATTTTTGACGATAGAGTTGAGATAAGTAACCCAGGAGGGCTTTTACCCGGTTTAAACATCCGCAAGCTTGAAGGGAAGCATGCCACCCGAAATAAGAAGATCTGTTCAATTTTTAAAGAAACCATGTATATGGAACGATATGGTACTGGAATTATAAAAATGAAGAATTTGATGGGAAAACACGGCCTTGAAGAGCCAGAATTTGAGGAAGAAGGAGATTTCTTTGTTGTGCGATTCTATGGGCCTGGCGAGAATATTCTTGATCTGGTAAATGATATTCCTGATGAGCAGATGACTGATTTAAAAGAGTTAGGTTTGAATGACAGGCAAATTGAAGCTTTGAAAATGATGGTTAATGAAAACATAACTTTTACCAATAGTTTATATCAAAAAACATTTAATTTGGAGAGAAGAACCGCTTCAAGGGATCTTAAAAAATTATTAGATCTTAAACAGATTCGTAGGATTGGATCAGGAAGAGCAACGAAATATAAAGCAAGTTAA
- a CDS encoding CopG family ribbon-helix-helix protein yields the protein MPIISISLNEKLLEEIDKLKDETGYSGRSDVIRASARMLISDSKEKEDLNGDINSILVLIHNQEVEDKVTEIKHDFEDIINTQIHSHLKGHKCLEIFILEGNAERIKEISRKFQINRKIDYVKLIVV from the coding sequence ATGCCCATTATAAGTATTTCTTTAAATGAAAAACTGCTGGAAGAAATTGATAAATTAAAGGATGAAACTGGTTATTCAGGCCGTTCTGATGTTATCAGGGCCAGTGCTCGAATGTTAATATCTGATAGTAAAGAAAAAGAAGATTTAAATGGAGATATTAATTCTATACTTGTATTGATTCACAATCAGGAAGTAGAAGATAAGGTTACTGAAATCAAACACGATTTTGAGGATATAATCAATACACAGATACACAGCCATTTAAAGGGACATAAATGCCTGGAAATATTTATTTTAGAAGGAAATGCAGAAAGAATAAAAGAAATATCCAGAAAATTCCAGATAAACCGTAAAATTGATTATGTTAAGTTAATTGTCGTTTAA
- a CDS encoding restriction endonuclease subunit S yields the protein MTNKTGFKETEIGLIPEDWGLRKFSDLIEIIGGGTPKTSIPEYWNGGIPWLSVVDFNNNFRTVEFTEKTISKLGLENSSTKLLKKGDIIISARGTVGAIAQLGQDMAFNQSCYGLKAKKELINNDFLYYLLKFSLNILKQTTHGSTFDTITTNTFDLLNVPFPPIIEQKRVAEILSSLDNKIELNQKMNQTLEKIGQAIFKHWFIDFEFPDEEGKPYKSSGGEMVDSELGEIPKGWEVKDLKDYVKFERGIEPGSKNYFKYQQESMIPFLRVGDLSGKRVSNIFIEEESSKGKICKEEDILLSLDGTVGIVAVGYRGSYSTGIRKIVITDKSIINKSFVWCFLKTGYIQDLIKEHSASKTTIAHAGKAIDFMRMILSDKKTMTNFDNLVSPLFAQIISNIKECQNLSKIRDSLLPKLMSGKIRLNKPINSNHELSKELEA from the coding sequence ATGACTAATAAAACAGGATTTAAAGAAACTGAAATAGGATTGATTCCTGAAGATTGGGGGTTAAGAAAATTTTCTGATCTAATTGAAATAATAGGCGGAGGAACTCCAAAAACAAGCATTCCTGAATATTGGAATGGAGGAATACCTTGGCTTTCAGTCGTTGATTTTAATAATAACTTTAGAACTGTCGAGTTTACTGAAAAAACAATTTCAAAGCTAGGATTAGAAAACAGTTCAACAAAGTTATTAAAAAAAGGAGATATTATTATCTCTGCAAGGGGAACTGTAGGTGCTATTGCCCAATTAGGTCAAGATATGGCATTTAACCAATCTTGTTATGGACTTAAGGCTAAAAAAGAATTAATTAATAATGATTTTCTTTATTATCTACTTAAATTTAGTTTAAATATTTTAAAACAAACCACTCATGGATCCACGTTTGATACAATAACTACGAATACTTTTGATTTATTAAATGTTCCATTTCCGCCAATAATAGAACAAAAAAGAGTAGCTGAAATTCTCTCTTCTTTAGACAATAAAATCGAACTCAACCAGAAAATGAACCAGACCCTCGAAAAAATCGGGCAGGCAATTTTCAAGCACTGGTTCATTGACTTTGAATTCCCAGATGAAGAAGGCAAACCGTATAAATCAAGTGGTGGCGAAATGGTTGATTCTGAGCTTGGGGAGATACCTAAAGGTTGGGAAGTAAAGGATTTAAAAGATTATGTTAAGTTTGAAAGAGGAATTGAGCCAGGTAGTAAAAATTATTTTAAGTATCAACAAGAGAGTATGATCCCTTTTTTAAGAGTCGGTGATTTATCTGGAAAAAGGGTATCAAACATTTTTATTGAGGAAGAATCCTCTAAAGGTAAAATATGTAAAGAAGAAGACATTTTATTATCTTTAGATGGTACAGTTGGTATTGTTGCTGTTGGATATAGAGGATCATACTCAACAGGTATAAGAAAAATTGTTATTACTGATAAAAGTATAATTAATAAATCATTTGTATGGTGTTTCCTAAAAACAGGTTATATACAAGATCTTATAAAAGAGCATTCTGCTAGTAAAACAACCATAGCACATGCTGGAAAAGCTATAGATTTTATGAGAATGATTTTATCAGATAAAAAAACGATGACCAATTTTGATAACTTAGTTAGTCCTCTATTTGCACAAATAATATCAAATATTAAAGAATGCCAAAACCTTTCTAAAATCCGTGATTCACTCTTACCAAAACTAATGTCAGGAAAAATAAGACTAAATAAACCAATTAACTCTAATCATGAATTATCAAAAGAATTAGAGGCATGA
- a CDS encoding GHMP kinase, with amino-acid sequence MPIQLHDILKKSQKEKALPHVIAYNRIDGPGSSLDLCEFQQAFWKIPDIPENDDPARKWTQNIPRTVGITIDTGTRIEAHPFNPELIGVKSVEYKTEVSARPGEVVPVKENWLLKILEIFNLSGVKFVLKNLREGIQSSGLGGSSTATTGVCILANELAGRPFTDIQLISLASRIEQGYGISITGTQEQSNVIFGGVTDYVWFPWGIPGSSGTGYGESLRFQLIPPEDYPLLEERTAIFHTGKPRLSSEVNLAWRNALLTPAGYSLLSKKMKIAYRFREGLRLQKWRHVLESIDKYRKIRTKLCEGYMEGSRDLLERAQNCNCTAFPLGAGGGGGVLLFSPKPESLEKLQEDLKGIYREIPFKIRSKGHEINNIGSVSVL; translated from the coding sequence TTGCCCATTCAACTTCATGATATCTTGAAAAAATCCCAAAAAGAGAAGGCCCTGCCCCATGTTATTGCCTACAACAGAATTGATGGCCCCGGGTCCAGTCTGGATTTATGTGAATTTCAGCAGGCATTCTGGAAAATACCAGATATACCAGAAAATGATGATCCAGCAAGAAAATGGACCCAAAATATTCCAAGAACAGTGGGCATAACCATAGATACTGGAACCCGAATTGAGGCACATCCATTTAATCCAGAACTTATAGGTGTTAAATCTGTTGAATACAAAACTGAAGTCAGCGCACGTCCAGGTGAAGTAGTTCCAGTTAAGGAGAACTGGCTGCTTAAAATACTTGAAATATTTAATCTCTCAGGAGTAAAATTTGTTTTAAAAAATTTAAGAGAGGGTATACAGTCTTCAGGACTCGGCGGATCATCAACCGCCACAACAGGCGTATGTATACTTGCAAATGAATTAGCAGGACGGCCATTTACAGATATACAACTGATTTCATTAGCTTCCCGTATTGAACAGGGATATGGAATAAGTATCACCGGAACACAGGAGCAATCCAACGTTATTTTTGGAGGGGTAACTGATTATGTATGGTTTCCATGGGGTATACCTGGAAGTTCGGGCACAGGCTATGGTGAATCTTTAAGATTTCAGCTGATTCCACCAGAAGATTACCCACTTTTAGAGGAGAGGACAGCCATTTTTCACACTGGAAAACCTCGTCTAAGTTCAGAAGTTAATTTAGCATGGAGAAACGCTCTTTTAACTCCAGCAGGATACAGTTTACTTTCTAAGAAAATGAAGATAGCTTACAGGTTTCGTGAAGGACTAAGACTACAAAAATGGAGACATGTCCTTGAATCAATAGATAAGTACCGTAAAATACGAACCAAACTATGTGAAGGTTATATGGAAGGTTCCAGGGATTTACTGGAACGTGCCCAGAACTGTAACTGCACTGCTTTTCCACTGGGCGCTGGTGGAGGAGGTGGAGTTCTCTTATTTTCTCCTAAGCCTGAATCTCTGGAAAAGTTGCAGGAGGACCTTAAAGGTATTTATAGAGAAATCCCCTTTAAAATACGATCTAAAGGCCATGAAATTAATAATATCGGGAGTGTAAGCGTTCTCTAA